The following are from one region of the Vibrio hyugaensis genome:
- a CDS encoding Crp/Fnr family transcriptional regulator produces the protein MQLQTLGKGRFEAQWSEDKHLIEQTIRDCICTRRIFDENEKLLTQGEHVENLYLVDSGRVSMGVTARNGKTFLLGTLECEQQVFGEMEFFTGYRCQMDIVPVEPVEVAIIDAQKLQKCLLEQPRLSLYFASAIAIDYQDTVEILSRRLLYPITYNVAYDIYHQYLNDLPVDGFQKNYLEAERFATSDRVYRRAVKELENKGFIAKEKKGLRILDLDGLRDFVEQ, from the coding sequence ATGCAGTTACAGACCCTAGGTAAAGGACGCTTTGAGGCGCAATGGAGTGAAGATAAACATCTCATCGAACAAACGATCCGAGATTGCATATGTACGCGCCGAATTTTTGATGAAAATGAAAAGCTCCTCACCCAAGGTGAGCATGTCGAGAACTTGTACCTTGTTGATTCAGGTAGAGTCTCTATGGGCGTAACAGCCAGAAATGGCAAGACCTTTCTGCTTGGTACGCTTGAGTGCGAACAACAAGTTTTTGGCGAAATGGAGTTCTTTACTGGCTATCGCTGCCAAATGGACATCGTTCCGGTAGAGCCAGTTGAAGTTGCCATTATTGATGCGCAAAAACTGCAAAAATGCTTACTAGAACAGCCTCGCCTATCGCTTTACTTTGCCAGCGCCATCGCGATTGATTACCAAGATACGGTGGAGATTCTTTCTCGCCGGTTACTCTATCCGATCACCTATAACGTGGCATACGACATCTACCATCAGTATTTAAATGATCTGCCAGTGGATGGGTTCCAAAAGAACTATTTGGAAGCGGAGCGATTTGCCACCTCAGACCGTGTATATCGCCGCGCAGTGAAAGAACTAGAGAACAAAGGCTTTATCGCTAAAGAGAAGAAAGGACTGCGCATTCTCGATTTGGATGGACTGCGTGATTTCGTTGAACAGTAG
- the tsgA gene encoding MFS transporter TsgA, whose protein sequence is MKNKITLTAISFLANFIMAGFATQFGMLVEPLANTFDANVNEVASIFSLLNGGALAGTIAAFFLIEKVGIKRMTVLCYGAIAASALSLYVAPSLSVVMLGMTVIGFCGGVGLCIAGTIVVSVWKDKIQSTMLVVQDATFNVAGVVFPLITTYALTNAMNWSISYLSVGVVALATMFVALMTNFNQCGGESGSEQEAKSEWNFGIISGGVGLFLGMLALYTFLTWAPMFVKEKFDIPFEQAGNIITQYWSAALVGALVSTVIVSRMKIQTFLLTIISVAMVITSVIVTTDKLEWLSYLTYGYGFACAALYNAFIAYGVSFVRNATSKNVSYILISGSAGAMFSPAISSVMESVVGLQTVMYAIPVIYAVVVAMLLASIKFKPVKQSQAA, encoded by the coding sequence ATGAAAAATAAAATAACACTCACCGCAATCAGTTTTCTCGCCAACTTCATCATGGCGGGCTTTGCAACCCAATTTGGTATGTTGGTTGAACCGCTTGCCAACACCTTTGATGCGAACGTTAATGAAGTCGCGTCAATTTTCTCGCTACTAAATGGCGGCGCACTTGCCGGCACTATTGCGGCATTCTTTTTGATTGAAAAAGTCGGCATCAAGCGCATGACCGTCCTGTGCTATGGTGCGATTGCCGCTTCTGCGCTGAGCTTATATGTTGCGCCGTCACTGTCTGTCGTAATGCTCGGCATGACGGTAATCGGTTTTTGTGGCGGTGTTGGTCTGTGTATCGCGGGTACCATCGTGGTATCGGTATGGAAAGACAAAATTCAAAGCACCATGCTGGTAGTGCAAGACGCGACCTTCAATGTTGCGGGCGTTGTTTTCCCTTTGATTACTACTTATGCGCTAACCAACGCAATGAACTGGAGTATCAGCTATCTAAGTGTTGGTGTTGTGGCTCTGGCGACCATGTTTGTCGCACTAATGACTAACTTTAATCAATGTGGCGGTGAGAGTGGCTCTGAGCAAGAAGCAAAATCAGAGTGGAACTTTGGCATCATCAGCGGCGGTGTGGGGTTGTTCCTAGGTATGCTTGCGCTTTACACCTTCCTAACTTGGGCGCCGATGTTTGTGAAAGAGAAGTTTGATATCCCATTCGAGCAAGCGGGTAACATTATCACACAATACTGGTCAGCAGCTTTGGTTGGTGCACTGGTCTCTACTGTGATTGTGTCACGCATGAAGATTCAAACTTTCTTGTTGACGATCATCTCTGTTGCTATGGTGATCACCAGCGTTATCGTAACCACGGATAAACTCGAGTGGTTGTCATACCTGACTTACGGCTACGGCTTTGCATGTGCCGCGCTTTATAATGCCTTTATCGCTTATGGTGTGTCGTTTGTGCGCAATGCAACGAGTAAGAACGTATCTTACATCTTGATCAGTGGTAGCGCTGGCGCCATGTTCAGCCCAGCAATTAGCTCGGTCATGGAAAGCGTAGTTGGTCTGCAAACTGTGATGTACGCAATCCCAGTTATCTACGCAGTGGTGGTAGCGATGCTTCTTGCGTCCATTAAGTTTAAACCTGTCAAGCAAAGCCAAGCTGCATAA
- the deoD gene encoding purine-nucleoside phosphorylase, protein MMTAHIAGSAEDFASTVIMPGDPLRAKYIAETYLEDAKLVTDIRNMLGYTGYYKGQRISVMGHGMGIPSMVLYGHELINDFGVKRIIRIGSIGATQKDVHMRDVILAQAAGTDSPTNAKRSSGYHMATSATFELLHNAYMSAKEKGIDVKVGNIFTGDLYYDPDEDMIPALERFGVLGVDMEVAGLYGLAHQFGIESLAILTVSDHCITGEETTAEERQLSFNNMIEIALETAIKA, encoded by the coding sequence ATTATGACTGCTCATATCGCAGGTTCTGCAGAAGATTTTGCTTCAACCGTAATCATGCCGGGCGATCCGCTACGCGCAAAATACATTGCTGAAACTTACCTAGAAGATGCCAAACTGGTTACGGATATCCGTAACATGCTGGGTTACACCGGTTACTACAAAGGTCAGCGTATTTCGGTGATGGGGCATGGCATGGGTATTCCATCTATGGTGCTTTACGGTCACGAGTTGATTAATGACTTTGGTGTAAAGCGCATCATTCGAATCGGTAGCATCGGCGCAACACAAAAAGACGTCCACATGCGTGACGTTATCTTAGCGCAAGCCGCAGGTACGGATTCGCCTACTAACGCTAAGCGCAGTAGTGGTTACCACATGGCAACGTCTGCGACATTTGAACTGTTGCACAACGCTTATATGTCTGCGAAAGAGAAGGGCATTGATGTCAAAGTGGGCAACATCTTCACAGGCGATCTCTACTATGATCCAGACGAAGACATGATCCCTGCACTAGAGCGATTTGGTGTACTAGGCGTCGATATGGAAGTAGCAGGCTTGTACGGCTTAGCGCACCAATTCGGCATTGAATCGCTAGCGATTTTGACCGTGTCTGATCACTGCATTACTGGCGAAGAAACCACAGCAGAAGAGCGTCAGCTTTCTTTCAACAACATGATTGAAATCGCGCTAGAAACTGCCATTAAAGCTTAA
- a CDS encoding GGDEF domain-containing protein codes for MSDNELIIFPWNHNFETGIKNVDEQHYHLFLLVNKLANTLIYDDQIEVDGVFGELKDYAQYHFSFEESIWNEYFFDDIWNDEHKKSHASFVDEVIKIQTESKDLNWQESIEHILQFLIRWLVFHIIGDDKKMSVAVKELESSDSLETAKVNAVDTLQGINGLVADTVLKMYFEVSSQSIELVREKHRRFVAEKELRCLNKKLQELAITDELSGLYNRRYFNIMTPDILTKARDAKQLVSFVSIDLDYFKQLNDQFGHLKGDEAIAKVGGLLSSHFNDVNDIVFRIGGEEFLVVIVGAEHQTSISRAEAFRKAMAKLSFNCENNDQSHILTSSIGVFTQQPEPTSDIRYFLDKADQCLYKAKLSGRNKVISSSNF; via the coding sequence ATGTCAGATAATGAACTGATCATTTTTCCTTGGAACCACAATTTTGAGACCGGGATTAAAAATGTTGATGAACAACATTACCATCTTTTTTTATTGGTGAATAAATTAGCAAATACGTTGATTTATGATGATCAAATAGAAGTTGATGGGGTTTTCGGTGAGTTAAAAGACTATGCTCAATATCACTTCTCATTTGAAGAAAGTATATGGAATGAATACTTTTTCGACGATATCTGGAATGACGAACACAAGAAAAGCCATGCCTCTTTTGTTGATGAAGTTATTAAAATTCAAACTGAATCTAAAGATCTCAATTGGCAAGAGTCTATTGAGCACATTCTACAGTTCTTAATTCGATGGCTTGTATTTCATATCATCGGTGATGATAAAAAAATGAGTGTTGCAGTAAAAGAGTTGGAATCCAGCGATTCTTTAGAGACTGCCAAAGTGAACGCTGTAGATACATTGCAAGGTATCAATGGTCTGGTCGCCGATACGGTACTCAAGATGTATTTTGAAGTATCAAGTCAATCCATTGAATTAGTGAGAGAAAAACATCGCCGCTTTGTGGCAGAGAAGGAATTGAGATGCCTCAACAAAAAACTGCAAGAGCTGGCCATTACTGATGAGTTATCTGGATTATATAACCGTCGATATTTCAATATCATGACACCGGATATTCTTACCAAAGCGCGGGACGCTAAACAGTTAGTCAGCTTTGTATCCATCGACTTAGACTATTTTAAACAGCTTAACGATCAGTTTGGTCACCTGAAAGGTGATGAGGCGATCGCTAAGGTTGGGGGGTTATTGTCTTCACACTTTAATGATGTCAATGACATTGTCTTTAGAATAGGTGGAGAAGAGTTTCTTGTTGTGATCGTTGGAGCTGAGCATCAAACGTCAATTAGCCGTGCAGAGGCATTTAGAAAAGCCATGGCTAAGCTTTCCTTCAATTGTGAAAACAATGACCAAAGCCATATATTAACCAGTTCGATAGGTGTATTCACTCAGCAACCAGAACCTACTTCAGACATCCGCTATTTCTTAGACAAAGCCGATCAATGTTTATATAAGGCTAAGTTGAGTGGAAGAAATAAGGTCATTTCAAGCTCTAATTTTTAA
- the rlmF gene encoding 23S rRNA (adenine(1618)-N(6))-methyltransferase RlmF translates to MKTNNHNAKQAQSKTAKLKPSKEATKAKPKRVKSKPTAQVTTVAKTTATEKNSDVEVIKIAKSGLHDRNAHRGRYDFKKLVTAEPQLQSFVIKNPKGEDSINFSDPKAVKMLNKALLAAHYDIEFWDIPDTYLCPPIPGRADYVHRVAELLDGEVKGKYAHNKVRALDVGVGANCIYPIVGVTQYGWHYTGSDVDPKSIESAQAIVERNASLNGNIDLLQQTNESNIYRGIIQPNERYDVTTCNPPFHRSAEEAAMGSQRKLDNLKANQRKKGVKVHSHQVKAHQVKAHQVKASQPVLNFGGQNTELWCEGGEAVFIRKMANESQAFSAQVLWFTTLISKKDNVRPMRKQLEKLGVKAIRVVEMSQGQKVSRFIAWSYMDKAQRKSWIALK, encoded by the coding sequence ATGAAGACCAATAATCACAACGCGAAACAAGCTCAGTCAAAAACGGCGAAACTTAAGCCGAGTAAAGAAGCAACCAAGGCAAAACCAAAGCGTGTGAAAAGTAAACCGACAGCGCAAGTTACAACTGTGGCGAAAACCACCGCCACTGAGAAAAACAGCGACGTGGAAGTGATCAAAATCGCCAAAAGTGGTTTGCATGATCGTAATGCGCATCGAGGTCGCTACGATTTCAAAAAACTGGTCACAGCAGAGCCTCAGCTCCAATCATTTGTGATTAAGAATCCAAAAGGGGAAGACTCAATCAACTTCTCCGATCCAAAAGCAGTCAAGATGCTCAACAAAGCATTGCTTGCGGCTCATTATGATATTGAGTTTTGGGATATTCCTGATACTTACTTGTGTCCACCAATCCCTGGGCGAGCGGATTACGTTCACCGAGTTGCGGAACTGCTGGATGGTGAAGTAAAAGGAAAATACGCGCACAATAAAGTGCGGGCGCTTGATGTGGGAGTTGGCGCAAACTGTATATACCCAATAGTTGGTGTGACTCAATATGGTTGGCACTACACGGGTAGTGACGTCGATCCAAAGTCCATTGAGTCTGCACAAGCAATCGTAGAGCGAAATGCCTCGTTAAACGGCAACATTGACTTATTGCAACAAACCAATGAGTCCAATATTTACCGTGGCATCATTCAACCGAATGAACGTTACGATGTCACGACGTGTAACCCACCATTTCATCGCTCAGCAGAAGAAGCAGCGATGGGTAGTCAGCGCAAGCTTGATAACTTGAAAGCTAACCAACGTAAGAAGGGCGTAAAAGTTCACTCTCACCAAGTAAAAGCTCATCAAGTAAAAGCTCATCAAGTAAAAGCGAGCCAACCCGTACTTAACTTTGGCGGACAAAATACAGAGCTTTGGTGCGAAGGTGGGGAAGCGGTATTTATCCGTAAAATGGCAAATGAAAGCCAAGCTTTCAGCGCGCAGGTACTTTGGTTTACCACGTTAATTTCCAAGAAAGACAACGTTCGACCGATGCGTAAACAACTAGAAAAACTGGGTGTTAAAGCGATCCGAGTAGTGGAAATGAGCCAAGGTCAAAAAGTCAGTCGCTTTATTGCGTGGTCTTATATGGATAAAGCACAGCGAAAATCATGGATTGCGTTGAAGTAA
- a CDS encoding M48 family metallopeptidase: protein MHPSLRYIQGYPQNIVEQVSSLVDSGKLLPWFEKRYPDRHQIKSEKALYEYAIAIKNRYMKKAAPISKVVYDKKIHVVNNALGLHSVISRNHGGKLKSKNEIRIANVFKDAPEALLRMLVVHELAHTREKNHDKAFYQLCCYMEPEYHQLEFDARLFMIYLDLKANSNEDQ, encoded by the coding sequence ATGCATCCGTCACTTCGATACATTCAAGGCTATCCACAGAACATTGTTGAGCAAGTAAGCTCATTGGTGGACAGTGGCAAATTGCTCCCTTGGTTCGAAAAACGCTACCCAGATAGGCACCAAATCAAAAGCGAAAAGGCACTTTACGAATATGCGATAGCGATTAAAAACCGTTACATGAAGAAAGCCGCGCCAATTAGCAAAGTGGTCTACGATAAGAAAATTCATGTGGTTAATAACGCACTTGGCTTACATAGCGTGATCAGTCGTAACCATGGTGGCAAGCTGAAATCAAAAAATGAAATCCGCATTGCTAACGTGTTTAAAGATGCGCCTGAGGCATTATTGCGCATGCTGGTGGTCCATGAATTGGCTCATACACGCGAGAAAAACCACGACAAAGCGTTTTACCAATTGTGCTGCTACATGGAGCCTGAGTATCACCAACTCGAATTTGATGCTCGTCTGTTTATGATTTACCTCGATTTAAAAGCGAACTCGAATGAAGACCAATAA
- a CDS encoding glutaredoxin family protein, protein MKRVVLYITDKCPHCKDAQRYLDSKNINYRLCNAKMQRGRKELDALGARSVPVLKIGDRVMIGWNPKNFEKMYSN, encoded by the coding sequence ATGAAACGAGTCGTTCTTTACATCACAGACAAATGTCCCCACTGCAAAGATGCTCAACGTTATCTTGATTCGAAAAACATTAATTACCGTTTGTGCAATGCAAAGATGCAGCGTGGACGTAAAGAGTTAGATGCCTTGGGCGCACGCTCAGTGCCGGTGCTGAAAATTGGTGACCGAGTCATGATCGGCTGGAACCCCAAGAACTTTGAAAAAATGTACAGCAACTAA
- a CDS encoding LysR family transcriptional regulator: MESKQLKHFLAVAEYGNITHAAKALHIAQPALSISIKKFEQSLGVMLFRRDDKKISLTKEGETLLIHAKRVIQQLHDAQLAIDELKGLAKGEVRLGTPSMMGSYFFPRIVMAFKSQYPDLKLTLVEAGTQSIRRMLLNGQLDIGVISCDDVPDDLETDHLFTSQMVAVVAPEHDLAQRKSIAFDEFFEHDLVMFQHGYFHREFLDNVSEEHGFTMNSSFETNLLPLILSIVKQEFAITALLELVTLHEQDVVGIPFEPTVKLDLALAWRKQGYLSIADRTFIDFVKRYI, translated from the coding sequence ATGGAATCGAAACAACTTAAACATTTCTTAGCCGTTGCAGAGTACGGCAACATTACACATGCGGCCAAGGCTTTGCATATTGCTCAGCCTGCGTTAAGCATTTCAATTAAGAAGTTTGAACAGTCTCTTGGAGTGATGCTGTTTCGTCGAGATGACAAGAAGATCAGCTTAACCAAAGAAGGGGAAACCTTGTTGATTCATGCTAAGCGAGTGATCCAGCAATTACACGATGCACAGCTGGCGATTGATGAGCTTAAAGGTTTAGCCAAAGGAGAAGTGCGCCTTGGTACACCGTCGATGATGGGGAGCTACTTTTTCCCTCGCATCGTGATGGCATTTAAGAGTCAATACCCAGATTTGAAACTTACGCTGGTGGAGGCGGGCACTCAGTCTATTCGTCGTATGCTACTCAATGGGCAACTCGATATTGGCGTGATCAGCTGTGACGATGTGCCCGACGATCTGGAGACCGATCATTTGTTTACCAGTCAAATGGTCGCAGTTGTGGCTCCAGAACATGACTTAGCCCAGCGAAAGTCCATCGCATTTGATGAGTTTTTTGAACATGACCTCGTGATGTTTCAACATGGTTATTTCCACCGAGAGTTTTTAGATAATGTCAGTGAAGAGCATGGCTTTACGATGAACTCTTCGTTTGAGACAAACTTATTGCCGTTAATCCTCAGTATCGTCAAACAAGAGTTTGCGATCACAGCGCTTCTCGAATTGGTGACACTGCACGAACAAGATGTTGTGGGTATTCCATTTGAACCTACTGTGAAACTCGACCTTGCACTAGCTTGGCGAAAGCAAGGTTACTTATCCATTGCAGACCGTACCTTTATTGATTTTGTGAAAAGATATATTTGA
- a CDS encoding MFS transporter produces MVTFGTPEYKRITLSLALGSFLVFSNLYLLQPMLPTFAAHFEISETQVNWLFAATTLALSFSLVPMAVLSETIGRKPVMMFGLVSIPAISALMLFGDSFLFLVVCRALIGIAISAFAAVAVAYMAEELDTHAFSMAIGTYIAANSLGGIAGRISGGLLADNFSINVAVEAMMMVTLIGVASVYYLLPKQRNFTPSSISLRHHNRAVAGHFKNQRVWYAMLIGGLNFALFVNLYSVMGFRLVSPPHNVPVGLASLIFVCYLGGTFSSRCAGHWSKRFSPILGMFLGSIVSMAGMWIAAIESIAAMLVGLLLISFGAFFTHTLAYGWVGQNATRAKATATALYLVHYYVGGSLGGFLLLYCWQHGGWSSVLIGGSSLYVAMFAAIAYLKHFTESRDIDDSADLTSLRRS; encoded by the coding sequence ATGGTCACTTTCGGCACTCCGGAATACAAACGCATCACGCTATCACTGGCGCTTGGTTCTTTTTTGGTTTTCTCTAACCTTTATCTTCTTCAACCAATGCTTCCAACTTTTGCCGCACACTTCGAGATATCAGAAACTCAGGTCAACTGGTTGTTCGCAGCCACCACACTTGCTCTCTCCTTTAGCCTAGTGCCCATGGCCGTGCTCTCAGAAACTATTGGACGTAAACCAGTGATGATGTTTGGTTTGGTTTCCATTCCTGCCATATCAGCACTGATGCTATTTGGTGATTCATTTCTATTCTTGGTGGTTTGTCGAGCCTTAATAGGCATCGCCATTTCAGCCTTTGCAGCAGTTGCCGTGGCTTATATGGCAGAAGAGTTAGACACACACGCGTTCTCGATGGCGATCGGTACCTATATCGCGGCAAACTCCTTGGGAGGTATTGCTGGCCGTATTAGCGGAGGTTTGTTAGCGGATAATTTCAGCATAAATGTCGCCGTTGAGGCTATGATGATGGTAACACTTATCGGCGTAGCAAGCGTGTATTACTTGCTACCAAAACAACGCAACTTTACTCCTTCCTCAATCAGCTTAAGACACCACAATCGCGCTGTTGCAGGACACTTCAAAAACCAACGTGTGTGGTATGCCATGTTGATTGGTGGATTGAACTTCGCATTGTTCGTAAACCTTTATTCGGTAATGGGGTTCCGCTTAGTAAGTCCCCCTCACAACGTGCCAGTGGGTTTAGCTTCCCTCATCTTTGTTTGTTATTTAGGCGGCACTTTTTCTTCTCGTTGCGCCGGACATTGGAGTAAGCGTTTTTCTCCCATACTTGGCATGTTTTTAGGTTCTATTGTCAGCATGGCGGGTATGTGGATTGCGGCAATTGAAAGCATAGCCGCGATGCTTGTCGGCTTACTATTAATCAGCTTTGGCGCGTTCTTTACTCATACTTTGGCCTATGGTTGGGTTGGACAAAACGCGACTCGCGCCAAAGCAACGGCAACAGCTCTGTATTTGGTTCACTATTACGTTGGGGGTAGTTTAGGTGGATTCTTGTTGCTTTACTGCTGGCAGCACGGAGGATGGTCAAGCGTTTTGATTGGTGGTAGCTCGTTGTACGTAGCCATGTTTGCAGCTATCGCTTATTTGAAGCATTTCACCGAAAGTCGTGATATTGATGACAGTGCGGATCTAACAAGCTTAAGAAGAAGTTGA
- a CDS encoding DUF1415 domain-containing protein, translating to MPMRSTQATPHMDINAITQQVDQWLNDVVIGLNLCPFAAKPQRNKQIKIFVSEASQEEALLEDILLQLIELSNTEPEKLETTLVVVPNMLQDFWDYNFFIDWVEGLIKQQDWEGIFQVATFHPDYCFGGSEPEDDENLTNRSPYPVFHLIREESMEKVLKHYPDPESIPDTNIARVSALSEEERKKLFPYLFR from the coding sequence ATGCCAATGCGCTCAACACAAGCAACACCACACATGGATATCAATGCAATCACACAACAAGTCGATCAATGGCTCAATGATGTCGTGATCGGGTTAAATCTTTGCCCTTTCGCCGCTAAGCCACAGCGTAATAAACAAATCAAAATCTTCGTTAGTGAAGCCTCGCAAGAAGAAGCTTTGTTAGAAGATATTCTGCTGCAACTCATCGAATTAAGTAATACCGAGCCAGAAAAACTGGAGACAACCTTAGTCGTTGTGCCAAACATGCTACAAGATTTCTGGGACTACAACTTCTTCATCGATTGGGTTGAAGGCTTGATCAAACAGCAAGATTGGGAAGGTATTTTCCAAGTTGCAACCTTCCATCCCGATTACTGTTTTGGTGGTTCAGAGCCTGAAGATGATGAGAATTTAACGAATCGCTCACCGTACCCAGTATTTCATTTGATTCGTGAAGAAAGCATGGAAAAGGTACTCAAACACTACCCTGACCCAGAGTCCATCCCAGATACCAATATCGCACGTGTCTCAGCGCTTTCAGAAGAAGAACGTAAGAAGCTCTTCCCTTACCTGTTCCGTTAA
- a CDS encoding nucleoside triphosphate pyrophosphohydrolase family protein yields MQLSKLTQEIFDHLYRDITEFRSTFDLPVADVASLDAQADTLHTSLAIEELTELAEADCKTEQADAIIDSVYVLMGRLVHLGDSKVEDNLTISYLIDLLLNVAVNRGIDFIPCWDEVHSSNMSKVCRNGQEYAETEAFYAEQGIKLMAVQKGEYIIAKCAEDFVSEGKTVRKGKVLKSVYYRPADLKPLTQ; encoded by the coding sequence ATGCAACTGTCAAAGCTAACCCAAGAGATTTTTGACCACCTATACCGTGACATCACCGAGTTCCGTAGCACCTTCGACCTACCTGTGGCGGATGTTGCAAGCCTAGACGCGCAAGCAGACACGCTACACACGTCTCTGGCGATCGAAGAGCTCACTGAGCTAGCAGAAGCGGATTGCAAAACAGAGCAAGCGGACGCAATCATCGACAGCGTTTACGTTCTAATGGGTCGTCTGGTACACCTTGGTGACAGCAAAGTTGAAGATAACCTAACGATCAGCTACCTGATCGATCTACTGCTTAACGTTGCAGTAAACCGCGGTATCGACTTTATTCCTTGTTGGGATGAAGTGCACTCGAGCAACATGAGCAAAGTGTGCCGCAACGGACAAGAATACGCAGAGACAGAAGCGTTCTACGCAGAGCAAGGTATCAAGTTAATGGCAGTTCAAAAAGGCGAATATATCATCGCTAAATGTGCAGAAGATTTTGTATCTGAAGGCAAAACTGTCCGTAAAGGCAAGGTACTGAAATCGGTTTACTACCGTCCTGCGGATCTGAAGCCACTAACGCAATAA
- a CDS encoding class I SAM-dependent methyltransferase gives MKTNYLIHEEMYVQARQAGWEGWGGNERIFKPMLVERFLALEGRPTQGKLLELGCGEGHHCRAFCQQGFEVTGVDISETAILWAKEKAQSEGVAGTYYVADLTAESLELTERYDVVIDGNCLHCIIRNDRTTFLNHVYRLLSEKGTFFVSSLCSKDTNSYHIYKDGYAYRCIPSKESLVSELERAGFEVRKVQVYERDTSNHITVCAVKA, from the coding sequence ATGAAAACAAACTATCTAATTCATGAAGAAATGTATGTGCAAGCGCGCCAAGCCGGATGGGAAGGCTGGGGCGGCAATGAACGAATTTTTAAGCCGATGTTAGTTGAACGTTTTCTTGCCTTGGAAGGACGTCCGACACAAGGTAAACTGCTTGAGTTAGGTTGCGGTGAAGGGCATCACTGCAGGGCATTCTGTCAGCAAGGCTTTGAAGTGACTGGTGTCGATATTTCGGAAACGGCAATATTGTGGGCGAAAGAAAAGGCACAATCAGAGGGAGTGGCTGGCACGTATTATGTCGCTGACTTAACCGCAGAATCTTTGGAACTTACTGAACGTTATGACGTTGTCATCGATGGCAATTGCCTGCACTGTATTATCCGGAATGACCGAACCACATTTCTCAATCATGTGTATCGCTTACTGTCTGAGAAAGGGACGTTTTTTGTGAGCAGTCTGTGCTCGAAAGATACCAATAGCTATCACATATACAAAGATGGGTACGCTTATCGGTGTATTCCATCAAAAGAAAGCCTCGTTTCCGAATTGGAACGAGCTGGTTTTGAAGTGCGGAAAGTACAGGTGTATGAGCGCGATACATCAAACCACATTACGGTGTGTGCTGTGAAAGCTTGA
- a CDS encoding nucleotidyltransferase domain-containing protein, giving the protein MHKRDNGLDAQGFIRNDCSPENIQIEFQPVVEAVVGELLTQLPKQIDGIYLYGSVPRGTAMLGHSDLDVSVILTTPVSQHEMQIFSKLSASIPKAYPQVSKLDIDPGYLHRVLELQEKYHWQFWLKHCCCCIWGNDLSKGFMPHKPSPEIAYALNGDLAVFLDQMRVRFSQMSEKAVAKTIGKKLIRAAYYFVACKDGSWYTSLPECVEVAKKHYTSQHKDIDLAYQCAIGKITSKTDVIVLYQRLSQRIISLQGRV; this is encoded by the coding sequence ATGCACAAGCGAGATAATGGTCTCGATGCCCAGGGCTTTATCCGCAATGACTGTTCACCAGAAAACATTCAAATAGAGTTCCAACCAGTTGTTGAGGCCGTTGTTGGTGAGTTGCTAACGCAACTTCCAAAACAAATAGATGGTATTTACTTGTACGGCAGCGTTCCCAGAGGTACAGCAATGCTGGGGCACTCAGATCTCGATGTTTCGGTAATACTGACCACGCCGGTGAGTCAGCATGAGATGCAAATATTTAGCAAACTGTCTGCGAGCATTCCCAAAGCTTATCCGCAAGTGAGCAAGCTTGATATTGACCCTGGTTATCTTCACCGTGTTTTAGAACTACAAGAAAAGTATCACTGGCAATTTTGGCTCAAGCACTGCTGCTGCTGTATTTGGGGCAATGATTTATCGAAAGGATTTATGCCGCACAAACCCAGTCCTGAAATAGCTTATGCACTCAATGGTGATTTAGCTGTTTTCTTGGACCAAATGAGAGTCCGATTTTCACAAATGAGTGAGAAGGCAGTAGCTAAAACTATAGGCAAGAAGTTGATAAGAGCTGCCTATTACTTTGTCGCTTGTAAGGACGGCAGTTGGTATACAAGTCTGCCCGAATGCGTCGAAGTGGCGAAGAAACATTACACAAGCCAACACAAAGATATTGACCTCGCTTACCAATGTGCAATAGGCAAAATTACATCTAAAACAGACGTTATTGTGCTTTATCAACGGTTAAGTCAACGTATCATCAGTCTACAGGGAAGGGTATGA